ACAAGCCCCATGAGACCCATGGCAGCCCCCCTGCGTTCTGGAGGATAGAGGGCAAGAATTGTATTCATCATCAGCGGAATCAATAATCCTGTCCCGCAAGCCTGAACAACCCTGCCTATCAGCAAGACTTCGAATCCAGGGGAGACTGCACACAAGCAGGTACCTGCTAAAAATAACGCCATTGCGGACATAAACATCCGGCGAGTCGTGAACCATTGCTGCAGCAATGCGGTCACCGGCACCAGTATGCCGATCATCAGCATATAACCGGTAGATAACCATTGTATGGTTGAAGCGGTAACGTTGAACTCACGCATTAATCCGGGAAAAGTATTAGTAAGTAAATTTTCGTTAAGGAACGCAATAAACGCACCGATGAGCAGGGCGGCTAGCATCGCCCCACTCTTCATTCTGCTTGTCTCTTGAACCTGTTCGTTCATCTTCCACCTCCAGAGAATATTCATTACCAAATCTTCACCTGTCTGATTGTGCAGATTATCCTACACCATCACCTTCTAATAAGGAGTAGAAATTATCGCGGTCTTCATCATCAAATTTGCCAAGCGCCTGTACCCTGACAAATTGATGTCCGCCATACATATCGATCTCCTCACCATTACTATTGTAGAGCGCGATCATATGACCATCCCGATTCCGCTCTATATACCCGTAACAAGCTGCCTCGGGCTCTTCCCCGAAAAAGAGTGAAAATCTGATTTTGTCCACACTATTCATACAGATCTCCCTTCCGAATTTCTCATTGATCTGAAGACTATTTTACGTGACACCGTTTCAAATGGAAAAAGCGATATCACTCTGCATACTCGGGAATCCATTCCTATTTTAATAACATAAGGGGGTCTCCCTCGCTATGCCGCTCATTCTCAAATTATTTCTTGACGGGACGCGATTAGGGGAGTATTATACTGTGCCGGTTCATCAATCAGAGTAAATCCGCTATCGCGAAAAGCTATGACCAATCATGCTTTTTACATATAACCTGCATTCTTTGCCCTCATGCTATACTCAGTACACTAAAAAGTTGTAAGGAGATGTAGCGATGATACCCTTTCGCAATGATCATGTAGGCAGCTTCCTGCGTCCTGCGAACTTAAGCCAGGCGCGTGAACAATATAAAGCAGGCAACATCACATATGAAGCCTTAAAAGCGGTGGAAGATCAAGAGATTATCCGGATTATTGAGAAGCAGAAGGACAATGGCGTATTCGCAGTGACGGATGGGGAATTCCGCAGAAGCTGGTGGCATTTTGACTTTCTGGGCGGCCTAGACGGCGTAGAGCTGTATGAGGAGATCGACGGGCCCAAGTTCCATAATATGCAGACCCGTAAGGGTGGCATTCGTGTGGTGGGTAAAGTAGATTTCTCCAGCCATCCCTTTATCGGGCATTTTGAGTTTTTGCTAAAGCATGCAGGTGACGCCGTAGCGAAGCAAACCATTCCAAGTCCCAACATGCTGATCTACCGGCTGGAGCCTGGGGCTAATAGTTATAACGACCGGGAGCATTTCCTTCAAGATACGATTGCGGCGTACCAAAAAGCCATTCAAGCGTTCTATGATGCCGGATGCCGGTACCTGCAACTGGATGATACAGCATGGGCAGACCTTTTCTCAGAAGCGGGTCACGATAAGCTGCGGGCAAAGGGTCTGGAACCGGCGGAAGAGCTCAAGATCATGCAGCGCATGATTAACGAAACCTTGGCTCATAAACCGGTAGACTTAGTTGTGACGATGCACATTTGCCGGGGGAACTATAAATCCAACTACTTCTCAACCGGCGGCTATGATTACGCTTCTGAGGTCATTTTTGGCGGCTTAGACGTAGATGGCCTATTCCTGGAATTTGATGATGAGCGTTCAGGCAGCTTCGAGCCCTTGAAATATGTGAACCGGCCGGATTTGAAAATCGTGCTGGGTCTGCTCACATCCAAAACAGGCGAACTAGAAGATAAAGAGCATATTAAAGCCCGGATTGCCGAAGCAGCAACCTATGTGCCCCTTGAGCAGCTGTGCTTGAGCCCGCAATGCGGATTCTCCTCTACAGAGGAAGGCAATATTCTTACGGAAGAACAACAGTGGCGCAAGCTTCGTTATGTGAAGGAAATTGCCGAAGAAGTGTGGAAGTCAGACCAAGAGACCGTTGTTGTGGAGGCCTTCATTAATGGTCAGAATGTACCCTCCCTTTCGCAGTCAGCCAAAGAGAATCCGGCGAAACCGGCTGAAATCGTAGGCTATTTCCCTGTCACTACGAAGGAACAAGCGGTGGAAGCGATTGAAGCGGCGGCAGAAGCTTTTAAAATATGGAAGAAGACCTCGATTGATGAACGTATTACCCGGATGCGTAAGGCAATAGAGAAGATTAGAGCAGCGGAGAATGAAATTGTCCATCTGCTGTCCAGAGAGCATGGCAAGCCCCTATATGATGCCCATGGTGAGATTTATGTCTCGTTAATGTGGATGGAGTTCGCTTGTAATGAAGCTGCATCCGTTCTACAGGAAGAGGTCCAGGAGCATGATCAAGGTAAAACCATCCTGTCCTATGATCCAATGGGTGTGGTGGCAGCGATCAGTCCATGGAATTATCCGATTGCGTTATCTACGATTAAAATTGCTCCTGCCTTACTTGCGGGCAATACGATTGTGCTCAAACCGAGTCCGTTTGCGCCACTGGCGGCGGCGAAGGTGGCAGAGCTGATCGCAGGTGAGTTCCCGGCGGGTGTCATCAATGTCGTTCATGGGGATGCGGATGTGGGCGTTGAGCTGACGAGTAATCCTCTTGTCTCCAAAATCGCCTTCACAGGCGGAACCGCAACAGCCAAGCACATCATCAAAGCGGCTTCGGAAACGATTAAGGATATGACGCTGGAGCTGGGCGGCAATGATGCGGCGATCTTCCTGGATAGCTTTGATGTTCAAGATGAGCGGGCCATGCGCCGGATTGTTATTTCTAACTTCCTGACGACAGGCCAGATTTGTATGATTGCCAAGCGTGTATACGTACACCGTTCTATCTATGATGCTTTTGTTGAAAAATATATCGAGGCGGCTAACCGCTGGATTCGCATCGGTGATCCCTTTGATGCCAATACGACAGTAGGTCCGGTGAATAACCTGAAGCAGAAGAATTACGTGCAGGGTCTGATTGAGGGTGCACGCCAGCGCGGAGCTAAGGTCATTCCGCTCGGCCAAATTCTGGATCAGCAGCGGTTTGAACAAGGGTATTACCTGCAGCCTACGCTTGTTCTGGACTGCGATTACCATGATCCTATTGTGGTGGAGGAGCAGTTCGGTCCTACCGTTCCGATTCTGCCCTTTGACGATGTGGAGCAGGTGATTCATCTGCACAATGAGAGCATCTATGGATTGACGAGCTCGGTGTGGGGGCAAGAAGAGGAGGCCATCTTGGTCGCACGTCAGCTCGAAGCGGGAACGACCATGATCAACACGGCTGCTGTGCAGGGGCTCGATGTCCGGTTCCCGTTCGGCGGCTTCAAGCAGTCCGGTATCGGCCGTGAATACGGCGCAGAGGGCATCCGTACGTATACAGAGCTGCATGTGATCAATGTTCCGAAGACACTGGATCTTCCTTATATCCCAGAGTAAACCGGCAGTTTTTTGGAGAAACATGATATCATTAAGGAGCGGGACTGCTCAAAGTACGGGTTTAAGGAGATAAAATCATGAAGAAAAAGAAGATTGCTTGTTTACACGCCCACTATTCAAATATCCAGTATATTCAAAACGCTCTTACCTCTGATGAGTTGGAATTGGTTCATTTTGTGGATCCTGGTTTGATGAGTAGAATTACATCAGATAAAAATTTCGATGAAGGACAAGCCAAAAATAAAGTCATCGAACAAATAGAATGGATATCACAAGCAAATGTTGAGGCTATTCTTATCACATGTACTAATTATATTGCTCTTCTTGAAGAAAACCGGCTACATACATCTATTCCTATAATAAAAATCGATGAGCCTTTCTTTAGTTCGGTCTGCAGTATTACAGAACCACAAGTTCTATTATTCACTAATCCAGCAACCGTCGCAGGGACAATGAGCAGGCTTAATGAATTTGCTTCTATCCAGGATAAGCCAATTCATATTGAGGCACGTGTCATAGAGAATACATTTGAGCTAATCATGCAAGGTAAAAATGAGCAATACGTTGAAGAATTATCAAAGTACATAAAGGGGATACTTGCATCAGAAAAAAACAAGAAAATTTCTGTTGCACAATTATCTATGGTGGAATCAGCCGTTAAAGTTGAGCAAGAGTTAAATGTAAAAATCGGGAATCCGTTGGATTCACTGATAATACATTTCGAGAGCTTGTTGCTCAACTAACGGGCAATGTGAACATTAGGCAGACAACAATAAACCGACCAAAATCCTTAGTGGACTTTGATCGGTTTATTCCGTATTTTTCCGAAGAAAAATCGAACGAAATATTCTTTATTCCCCAATATATAGTGTAAGACCGAAGGGAGGGGTGATGAATGGAGCATCCAAAAGAATATTCTCAGCTCATTACGCTTACGCTAGCCGGCAGTCGTGAAGCATTTAGTGAGCTATATGAAGCCACGATTAGGGATGTATATCAAACCGTTCATTTCCTCGTTCGCGAAACATCTGAGGTGGATGATATCGTTCAGGAGATTTATATTCAAATGCGCAGATCTCTTGACCATTTTGACATCAGTCGTCCCTTTAGACCCTGGCTTATGGGAATAGCAGTGCGACAAATTCATGCCTACCGGAGAAAGAGATGGACGCATCTCCGAGTTCTCAAAAAGGCAGAGCAGGTCAATTTGGTGGTGGAGCCTGAATTCACAAGTAAGATTGTCGACAAGATCTCTAACCACTCCTTGCTTGCTAGCGTAGATAGTCTTCCGTATAAGCTGAAGCAGGTGATTATTCTGCATTATTTAAATGAATTATCGCAGGAAGAAAGTGCCGTAATCCTCGGGATTCCTCTAGGTACCGTGAAATCCCGTATTCATGCTGCACTGCGCAAGCTTCGTCAGAAGCCAGAGAATCAGACTCTTTTTAAGGGAAAGGTGGAGGATCTGCATGAATTTCAATGAAAAGCTGCGAACAGTTCTGCAGGAAGAGGCCAGAAATTTAAATGCCCCACCGGAACTGAAGGAGAGAATACTAAATCAGACCGTAACCGGACAAGGGGGAAGACGAATGAAAAAGAAGTGGATCGTAGCAGGCGTTTTGGCAGCTACTTTATTAATTCCTACTGGAGCGTTTGCCGGATATCATTATCTGGCGGATAGCATATATGGTTCGAAAGAAGCAGCTGCTACGATTGGCCTAAGCCAGCAGAAATATGAGGAGTTAGAGGCTAAGCTGCAGAGGTTGAAGCATAATTTTAGCGAGGAAGAAGCTGCCACGGTTATGTCCTTATTGAAGGAATTAGGCGATTACAATCTACTGGCAGCAGATTCAAAGGGGAGTTTTCACATAGAACGGCTTAATGCAGAAGATCAGAAGGCTTACAAGAAATTACTGGTGGAGCTTGAACCGTATTTCAAGAAAATGAACGAAACGGATAAATCCAAGGCAAAGGCATCTGGTACAGATCGTGGCGCTTTCTGGGATAGCTTGCTTGAGAAGGCTGAACAAAGACTCGCTAAACAGGACTATAGGGAGCTTGAACCCATAATAAATGAGTTGAAAAGCTATGATGCCAAGGTAACTGATCCAGACGGAAGTGTTCATATGGATCGCTTGTCGACAGAAGAAATACAAAAGCAAGAGAAGTTATTGGAGGCGCTCACCCCTTATGCTAATAAGCTGGACCTAATGGTTAAAAAAAGCTCTTAAACCTTACTCTCTCAGTATGACTTGAAAACCAGTCATTATGATTCAAAACTCGCAGAAGCTTTATTTACCAGCAAACTGACCATACAGCAGGGGAGGTCGGAATGGTGCATAAATGGGCTTTTGCGAGTTTTTTGTGCTACAAAATTTCTTAGCAAAAAACTACATGAAGCCGATAGATAAAGAAGAAGAAATGAGTAGGAGAGGGATACTCTTGGCTAATTTTTCATGGAATCACCAAATGAAAATGAAGTACATCTTTTTATTCCTGGGGTTACTATTAGTTGTTCTATCGGGCTCACGCTTATTATGGATGGAGTTGTTTGGCGGTTTACAACAGGATTCGATAAAAAACGGGGAACTCCATTTGCGTAATTGGAATGCAGAAGACGGGCAGATTGTTTTGCTTGACGGGGAATGGGAATTGTATTCCTCACATTGGTTCAAGGATGGCAAAAAGCAGCAGGGCTTGGCCTTGAGTGAGCCAAGGATGATTCAAGTTCCAGGGGGATGGAATCAAGCTGTGCATCCCGGGACCTCTACTCCATATGGATTCGGCTCGTACCGCTTACGAATATATGTGAATCCGCAGCAGTATCTCAACTATAGTATTCGTGTGCCAAGTATACGCACTTCGTCGGAAGTATACGTAAACGGCCGGTTACTGGCTAAATCCGGG
The sequence above is a segment of the Paenibacillus sp. FSL R7-0204 genome. Coding sequences within it:
- a CDS encoding DUF3600 domain-containing protein → MNFNEKLRTVLQEEARNLNAPPELKERILNQTVTGQGGRRMKKKWIVAGVLAATLLIPTGAFAGYHYLADSIYGSKEAAATIGLSQQKYEELEAKLQRLKHNFSEEEAATVMSLLKELGDYNLLAADSKGSFHIERLNAEDQKAYKKLLVELEPYFKKMNETDKSKAKASGTDRGAFWDSLLEKAEQRLAKQDYRELEPIINELKSYDAKVTDPDGSVHMDRLSTEEIQKQEKLLEALTPYANKLDLMVKKSS
- a CDS encoding sigma-70 family RNA polymerase sigma factor, producing MEHPKEYSQLITLTLAGSREAFSELYEATIRDVYQTVHFLVRETSEVDDIVQEIYIQMRRSLDHFDISRPFRPWLMGIAVRQIHAYRRKRWTHLRVLKKAEQVNLVVEPEFTSKIVDKISNHSLLASVDSLPYKLKQVIILHYLNELSQEESAVILGIPLGTVKSRIHAALRKLRQKPENQTLFKGKVEDLHEFQ
- a CDS encoding aldehyde dehydrogenase family protein; translation: MWKSDQETVVVEAFINGQNVPSLSQSAKENPAKPAEIVGYFPVTTKEQAVEAIEAAAEAFKIWKKTSIDERITRMRKAIEKIRAAENEIVHLLSREHGKPLYDAHGEIYVSLMWMEFACNEAASVLQEEVQEHDQGKTILSYDPMGVVAAISPWNYPIALSTIKIAPALLAGNTIVLKPSPFAPLAAAKVAELIAGEFPAGVINVVHGDADVGVELTSNPLVSKIAFTGGTATAKHIIKAASETIKDMTLELGGNDAAIFLDSFDVQDERAMRRIVISNFLTTGQICMIAKRVYVHRSIYDAFVEKYIEAANRWIRIGDPFDANTTVGPVNNLKQKNYVQGLIEGARQRGAKVIPLGQILDQQRFEQGYYLQPTLVLDCDYHDPIVVEEQFGPTVPILPFDDVEQVIHLHNESIYGLTSSVWGQEEEAILVARQLEAGTTMINTAAVQGLDVRFPFGGFKQSGIGREYGAEGIRTYTELHVINVPKTLDLPYIPE